One genomic segment of [Phormidium] sp. ETS-05 includes these proteins:
- a CDS encoding thioredoxin domain-containing protein, whose translation MYKPSKLWLSLSLSGLMFAGAFVAATSARASTTPDQTIAQMNPCAGHNPCAAKKENVGGRLADRLQGKPVVVDIYASWCPACQNIAPTLSQLKQQYGDSIHFIVLDVSDRAKASQAESLAAELGLGNFFAANRSQTGMVAIIDPATGNILAQHRNNANLADYTKVIDSTIVQR comes from the coding sequence ATGTATAAGCCTTCTAAATTATGGCTCAGTCTGTCTCTCAGTGGTTTAATGTTCGCGGGAGCATTTGTGGCGGCTACTTCCGCGAGAGCTTCTACCACTCCCGACCAGACGATCGCCCAAATGAACCCATGTGCAGGACATAACCCATGTGCAGCTAAGAAAGAAAATGTGGGGGGACGGTTAGCCGATCGCCTACAAGGGAAACCAGTGGTCGTGGATATTTACGCGAGTTGGTGTCCAGCTTGCCAAAATATTGCCCCAACTTTGTCTCAGTTAAAACAGCAGTATGGCGATAGCATTCACTTTATTGTTCTAGATGTGAGCGATCGTGCCAAAGCTAGTCAAGCGGAAAGCCTAGCCGCAGAATTAGGATTGGGCAATTTCTTTGCCGCGAACCGCTCTCAAACCGGGATGGTTGCCATTATCGATCCCGCCACCGGCAATATTCTGGCTCAACACCGTAATAATGCCAATCTGGCCGATTATACCAAGGTTATTGATTCGACGATCGTTCAAAGATAG
- a CDS encoding cation diffusion facilitator family transporter: protein MSVVKDNRDRVHRVLVLTLGLNLVVLSIKLVVGYITGSLSLLADALHSITDSANNVLGLVTNHLATPQPDREHPYGHQKFDAIGALGIAAFLGMACFEIFTSAVERILTPGGKEVQVSPSELWLLLVVLGINIFVAFYERKVGQRLGSSILVADAKHTMSDVWVTILVIAGLIAVWQGRVWHLPQLQWLDVVLAFPVALLVFKSGYEVIGENLPWLVDRMAVAPEAIHAVAMSVPGIINCHDIASRGVVGRQVFIEMHVIVDAPDVATAHKITEEVEARLEARFAPVRVLIHIEPPEYKSDRLTYDAASGQET, encoded by the coding sequence ATGAGCGTGGTTAAGGATAATCGCGATCGCGTCCATCGGGTTCTGGTCCTGACCCTGGGATTGAACTTGGTGGTATTGTCGATCAAGCTGGTGGTGGGATACATCACCGGTTCTCTGAGCCTGTTAGCTGACGCTTTGCATAGCATCACGGACAGCGCTAACAACGTCTTGGGCCTGGTGACGAATCACTTGGCAACTCCCCAACCGGACCGGGAGCATCCCTATGGACACCAGAAGTTTGACGCGATCGGTGCTTTGGGAATTGCGGCTTTTTTGGGTATGGCTTGTTTTGAAATTTTCACCTCAGCGGTGGAGCGCATCTTGACTCCTGGGGGGAAAGAGGTACAAGTTTCACCTAGCGAACTGTGGTTGCTGCTCGTGGTGCTGGGGATCAATATTTTCGTGGCCTTTTACGAGCGAAAAGTGGGTCAGCGTCTGGGCAGCAGCATTCTGGTTGCCGATGCCAAGCATACCATGAGTGATGTCTGGGTGACGATTTTGGTGATTGCAGGGTTGATTGCGGTATGGCAAGGACGAGTTTGGCATTTACCCCAGCTACAGTGGTTAGATGTGGTACTGGCGTTTCCGGTGGCGCTGTTAGTATTTAAGAGCGGATATGAGGTGATCGGGGAAAATTTGCCTTGGTTGGTCGATCGCATGGCGGTGGCCCCGGAGGCAATTCACGCCGTTGCTATGAGCGTCCCCGGTATTATCAACTGTCACGATATCGCTTCCCGAGGCGTCGTGGGACGGCAAGTGTTTATAGAAATGCACGTCATTGTTGATGCTCCCGATGTGGCTACGGCGCACAAAATCACGGAAGAAGTGGAAGCGCGCCTCGAGGCCAGATTTGCTCCCGTTAGGGTTTTGATTCACATCGAACCGCCGGAATATAAGAGCGATCGCCTCACTTATGATGCGGCTTCGGGACAGGAAACATAA
- a CDS encoding cytochrome c biogenesis CcdA family protein translates to MQFISEFIQEIFMAPTPQLPPDRIKSDRSKIPPKWLMYMGLGLLSLIVVLTLGPIISHPIEKVISLVENRYQQWFNQQDTANPFILLPLAFLGGVIASVSPCILALLPVNLSYIGTLKITSRWDAFTKAGSFVLGAVTILSLFGLASSFAGAVMVDYRGYINIIVGLIMAVMGLWLIGVIKIPLPQMDINLPIAGPYGVGLTFALVSSPCASPVLFAVLAAAAGTGSQLLGTLTMVSYALGYTILIFLASLFTGFAKQSKKLLNYSEGIIRFGSVALMMTGAYYLFTGTQWFF, encoded by the coding sequence GTGCAATTTATTTCTGAATTTATTCAGGAGATTTTCATGGCACCAACACCGCAGCTACCGCCTGATCGAATTAAATCAGACCGCTCTAAGATTCCCCCAAAATGGCTAATGTACATGGGATTAGGATTACTATCGCTGATTGTGGTTCTCACCCTCGGTCCCATTATTAGTCATCCCATTGAGAAGGTAATTTCTCTTGTGGAAAACCGCTATCAACAGTGGTTTAATCAACAAGACACCGCCAACCCATTTATCTTATTACCTTTAGCCTTTCTTGGTGGGGTGATTGCCAGTGTATCCCCTTGCATTTTAGCCCTATTGCCGGTCAATCTCAGCTATATCGGCACTTTGAAAATCACATCTCGTTGGGATGCTTTTACTAAAGCAGGCTCATTTGTGCTGGGGGCAGTGACAATTTTAAGTCTATTTGGCTTGGCTTCATCTTTTGCCGGAGCGGTAATGGTAGATTACCGAGGCTATATCAATATTATTGTGGGATTGATTATGGCCGTGATGGGTCTGTGGCTAATCGGAGTGATTAAAATCCCGCTGCCTCAGATGGATATAAATTTACCGATCGCCGGTCCTTATGGAGTGGGATTAACCTTCGCTTTAGTCAGTTCTCCCTGTGCGAGCCCAGTGCTATTTGCAGTGTTGGCAGCGGCGGCTGGCACCGGTTCTCAACTGTTAGGGACTCTGACAATGGTTAGCTACGCTCTGGGATATACTATCCTGATTTTTTTAGCCAGCTTATTTACTGGATTCGCTAAACAAAGTAAAAAGTTATTAAATTATTCTGAGGGAATTATTCGGTTTGGCAGTGTGGCGCTGATGATGACTGGCGCTTACTATTTGTTTACCGGGACTCAATGGTTTTTCTGA
- a CDS encoding cell wall metabolism sensor histidine kinase WalK, translating to MQLIRPLQKLINSCKNKKPRFSTASLQFRLTLELVTLSILGLGSVAVWAGWQMEQNLVAAHKQTLEYIAMRFPEQIQLYSEMGSLETGLEKTVKKVATANLAVWVKSNDGRLLATSPDLNSDSPEISQITALAEVPQKPQIIRFGNRDIVLCGSPLLLNGQPLGKLYLSQDITEDQQRLNAGLSRLMIVSILTIFILAFAISTRIGKALQPLAEMSRVARAIYADNLAENLHNSKLQLYQAPDEIMGLAEAFNEMLFRLSGSYEQQRQFVGNVSHELRTPLTVVLGYLQSVLRRSNNLNPYQQQALETATAETERTIRMLQDLLDLARADNGQLHFRHNPIMLNSLVVEVVAMSQKVSNRSINLLATDEDVVVCADQDRLQQVLINLVDNGIKYSEPEAAVDVILEKTADSALVHVRDRGIGIPLSHQNRIFERFYRVDESMTRSRDGTGLGLAIAKSLIEAMDGRITLRSKLGEGSIFTITLPLWNPPTL from the coding sequence ATGCAATTAATTCGCCCACTGCAAAAACTTATTAACTCTTGTAAAAATAAAAAGCCGCGATTTTCTACAGCTTCGCTGCAATTCCGCCTGACGTTAGAACTCGTCACCCTCTCAATTTTGGGACTGGGGAGCGTGGCGGTTTGGGCTGGCTGGCAAATGGAACAAAATCTAGTGGCGGCTCATAAGCAAACTCTGGAATATATTGCCATGCGTTTCCCGGAACAAATTCAGCTTTACAGCGAAATGGGTTCCCTGGAAACGGGGTTAGAAAAAACCGTGAAGAAAGTGGCGACAGCGAATTTAGCAGTATGGGTGAAAAGTAATGATGGCAGACTGCTGGCTACCTCTCCCGATTTAAATAGTGATTCCCCGGAAATTAGCCAGATTACCGCCTTAGCGGAAGTGCCGCAAAAGCCCCAAATAATTCGGTTTGGCAATCGCGATATTGTCTTGTGCGGGAGTCCCTTGTTACTCAATGGGCAGCCATTGGGGAAACTGTATCTTTCTCAAGATATTACCGAGGATCAACAAAGATTAAATGCCGGGTTGTCGCGGTTGATGATCGTCAGTATTTTGACGATTTTTATCTTGGCTTTTGCGATTTCTACCCGCATTGGCAAAGCGCTGCAACCTTTGGCAGAAATGAGTCGAGTGGCTCGGGCAATTTATGCTGATAATTTAGCCGAAAATTTACATAATTCAAAACTTCAATTATATCAAGCCCCCGATGAGATTATGGGGTTGGCAGAAGCGTTCAATGAAATGTTATTCCGCTTGTCGGGTTCTTATGAGCAGCAACGGCAGTTTGTGGGAAACGTTTCCCATGAATTACGCACACCTTTAACAGTTGTATTGGGCTATTTACAAAGTGTATTGCGTCGGAGCAATAATTTAAATCCATATCAACAACAGGCACTGGAAACAGCCACCGCCGAAACTGAACGCACCATCCGAATGTTGCAAGATTTGCTGGATTTAGCCAGGGCAGACAATGGGCAGTTACATTTTCGCCACAATCCGATTATGCTGAATAGTTTAGTTGTTGAAGTGGTGGCCATGAGTCAAAAAGTGAGTAATCGCTCGATTAATCTGCTAGCAACAGATGAAGATGTGGTGGTTTGTGCCGACCAGGACCGCTTACAACAAGTGTTAATTAATTTAGTGGATAATGGGATAAAATATTCTGAGCCGGAAGCAGCGGTTGATGTTATTTTAGAAAAAACAGCAGACTCTGCCTTGGTTCATGTGCGCGATCGCGGCATTGGCATTCCTCTGAGCCATCAAAATCGGATTTTTGAACGGTTTTACCGGGTGGATGAGTCCATGACTCGCTCCCGAGATGGCACCGGGTTGGGGTTGGCAATCGCCAAAAGTCTCATCGAAGCAATGGATGGTCGAATTACACTCCGCTCTAAACTCGGAGAAGGTAGTATCTTTACTATCACCTTACCGCTTTGGAATCCGCCCACATTATGA
- a CDS encoding co-chaperone YbbN, with product MSDSNKMGCAGYQGASALAELQQNSETPILVKFVAPHCGSCATLAPVLEQLAADHIGKIHLVTIDMTEEPDMAISLGVRNVPTVVLFKGETVLEKIAGLKPKKIYLEAIQKAL from the coding sequence ATGTCAGATTCTAACAAAATGGGTTGTGCCGGATACCAAGGAGCAAGCGCATTAGCAGAGTTGCAGCAAAATTCCGAAACTCCGATTTTAGTTAAATTCGTTGCCCCTCACTGTGGGTCTTGTGCAACTCTTGCACCCGTCTTAGAACAGTTGGCGGCTGACCATATAGGCAAAATTCATCTAGTCACAATTGACATGACCGAAGAACCAGATATGGCAATCTCTTTGGGAGTCAGAAATGTGCCCACTGTGGTTTTGTTTAAAGGAGAGACCGTTTTAGAAAAAATTGCCGGGTTAAAACCGAAAAAAATCTATTTAGAAGCCATCCAAAAAGCTCTTTAA
- the rfbF gene encoding glucose-1-phosphate cytidylyltransferase — translation MRVVILAGGLGTRLAEQTEVKPKPMVEIGERPILWHIMKCYAHYGFKEFFIALGYKGEVIKSYFLSYYTLNGSMSVNLATGEVQAQEKTVEDWLVHLMDTGLSTLTGGRVKRLRPWLHQETFMVTYGDGVSNINLRDLLEFHRRSGCMATVTAVRPPARYGGLIFDGDLVAEFTEKPQIGEGWINGGFLVFEPEIFDYLEGDDTSLEADLLERLARDRQLAAYRHHGFWQCMDTLRDLHRLETLWGTGNPPWKLWA, via the coding sequence ATGCGAGTTGTCATTCTTGCCGGGGGCTTGGGCACCCGCCTAGCGGAACAAACCGAAGTGAAACCTAAACCGATGGTAGAAATCGGCGAGCGACCGATTCTGTGGCACATTATGAAGTGCTACGCCCACTACGGTTTCAAGGAATTTTTCATTGCCTTGGGCTACAAAGGCGAAGTCATCAAAAGCTACTTCTTATCCTACTACACCCTCAACGGCAGTATGAGCGTCAACCTCGCCACCGGGGAGGTACAAGCGCAGGAAAAAACCGTGGAAGATTGGCTAGTTCACCTGATGGATACCGGACTGTCCACCCTCACCGGGGGACGGGTAAAACGCCTGAGACCTTGGTTGCATCAGGAGACATTTATGGTGACATATGGCGATGGGGTAAGTAATATTAATCTCAGGGATTTGCTGGAGTTCCACCGCCGCAGCGGTTGTATGGCAACGGTAACGGCGGTGAGACCTCCGGCGCGCTATGGCGGCTTGATTTTTGATGGGGATTTGGTGGCGGAGTTTACCGAAAAGCCCCAAATTGGCGAAGGCTGGATTAATGGTGGTTTCTTGGTGTTTGAACCGGAAATTTTTGATTATCTAGAGGGGGACGATACCAGCTTGGAAGCAGATTTACTGGAACGGTTAGCACGCGATCGCCAGCTCGCCGCCTACCGCCACCACGGCTTTTGGCAGTGCATGGACACCCTTCGGGACTTGCACCGCCTGGAAACCCTTTGGGGAACCGGCAACCCTCCTTGGAAACTATGGGCATGA
- a CDS encoding cupin yields MAMQDWLVTNEGHCLKLEVVAPAEKLSRPYRLYRFLTDLEDIVETVKDDHERLKLIFPLVRRLLNSSEWLQMNFLPPDPATGWSVLMLYDEPDFPITAQTVVWAPGSISPIHNHGTWGIVALLNGQEKNTLWQRYPTAELPDHIAEVGNIQLQPGDLIGFMPDAIHHVEAIGDDPTISFNLYGETNYPQRFEFDLTQSSAKNF; encoded by the coding sequence ATGGCAATGCAAGACTGGTTAGTAACCAATGAAGGCCACTGCCTCAAACTTGAGGTAGTTGCTCCCGCCGAAAAATTGTCCCGTCCCTATCGGCTGTACCGCTTTTTGACCGATTTGGAAGATATTGTAGAAACAGTTAAGGACGATCACGAAAGATTAAAACTGATTTTTCCCTTAGTCCGTCGATTGCTGAACAGTTCTGAATGGCTGCAAATGAACTTTTTACCCCCGGATCCGGCAACGGGTTGGTCGGTTCTGATGCTTTATGATGAGCCCGATTTTCCGATTACCGCGCAAACAGTGGTTTGGGCACCGGGCAGTATTTCCCCAATACATAATCATGGGACTTGGGGCATTGTCGCCCTATTAAATGGACAAGAAAAAAATACTCTTTGGCAACGTTATCCTACCGCAGAATTACCCGATCACATTGCCGAAGTGGGCAATATTCAATTGCAGCCCGGTGATCTGATTGGCTTCATGCCCGATGCCATCCATCATGTAGAAGCCATCGGCGATGACCCCACAATTAGCTTTAACTTATATGGGGAAACCAACTATCCCCAGCGGTTTGAATTTGACCTGACTCAATCTAGTGCCAAAAACTTTTAA
- a CDS encoding response regulator transcription factor — protein MTDRILLVEDDPKLAEFIASELRLEGYQVTVAQNGMDGLSMARNQGPDLVILDWMLPGISGLDLCLRLRQTGIEIPIIMLTAKDEIPDRVAGLNAGADDYVTKPFSVEELLARIKARLRRNHAEEPDFLEFEDLKLNRLTREVYRTNKLIELTAKEFDLLEFLMRHPRQVISRDRILESVWGYDFMGESNIIEVYIRSLRIKLEASHPKRLIHTMRGVGYVLREST, from the coding sequence ATGACTGACCGCATTCTGTTAGTTGAAGACGATCCCAAACTGGCCGAATTTATTGCCAGCGAACTCCGTTTAGAAGGATATCAAGTAACCGTTGCCCAAAACGGGATGGATGGTTTATCAATGGCGAGGAACCAGGGACCCGACCTGGTAATTTTAGACTGGATGCTGCCGGGAATTTCTGGATTAGATTTATGTTTGCGGTTGCGGCAAACAGGAATTGAAATCCCGATTATTATGTTAACCGCCAAAGATGAAATCCCCGATCGGGTTGCCGGACTAAATGCTGGAGCCGATGATTATGTCACCAAACCCTTTAGCGTCGAAGAACTGTTAGCCCGCATCAAAGCCCGGTTGCGACGCAATCATGCTGAAGAGCCAGATTTTTTGGAGTTTGAAGATTTAAAATTAAATCGTCTCACTCGGGAAGTTTATCGGACAAATAAACTGATTGAATTAACCGCCAAAGAATTCGACTTATTAGAGTTTCTCATGCGCCATCCGCGTCAAGTCATCAGCCGCGATCGCATTCTCGAATCAGTTTGGGGTTATGACTTTATGGGTGAATCCAATATTATTGAAGTGTATATTCGCTCCCTCCGCATCAAATTAGAGGCAAGTCACCCCAAACGCCTGATTCATACAATGCGAGGGGTGGGTTATGTTTTGCGAGAATCTACTTAG
- a CDS encoding NAD-dependent epimerase/dehydratase family protein gives MTASNSFWQDRPTFVTGATGLVGSWLVKRLVNLGADVVCLVRDWVPQSPLLRGQLQSQIKIAYGDIQQQALLERILSEYEIDTVIHLAAQTIVGVANRTPIPTFQSNIAGTWALLEACRHHPTVKQIVLASSDKAYGEATQLPYDEETPLLGRHPYDVSKACADAIAQTYATTYNLPVAITRCGNFYGGGDLNWNRIVPGTIRSILRGKPPIIRSDGQYIRDYFYVEDGAAAYILLAEQLAAKPDLRGHAFNFANETPLSVLELVDRILNLMGSHLEPEILSQASNEIRHQSLSAAKARKMLDWQPLFSLDEGLSSTIDWYKDFFSTAGASR, from the coding sequence ATGACAGCATCCAACAGCTTCTGGCAAGACCGCCCCACCTTCGTCACCGGCGCCACCGGCTTAGTCGGGTCCTGGCTGGTCAAACGCCTGGTCAATCTCGGCGCCGATGTGGTGTGCTTGGTGCGCGATTGGGTCCCCCAAAGCCCCCTGCTACGTGGCCAGCTTCAAAGCCAAATCAAAATTGCCTACGGGGACATCCAACAGCAAGCACTTTTGGAACGCATCCTCTCGGAATATGAAATTGATACCGTAATTCACTTGGCGGCTCAAACTATTGTCGGCGTCGCCAACCGCACCCCCATCCCCACTTTCCAAAGCAACATCGCCGGTACATGGGCACTCTTAGAAGCCTGTCGCCACCACCCCACGGTTAAGCAAATAGTCCTCGCCTCCTCAGATAAAGCCTACGGAGAAGCCACCCAACTCCCCTACGATGAGGAAACCCCCCTGTTGGGACGCCACCCTTACGACGTGAGCAAAGCCTGTGCCGACGCGATCGCCCAAACCTACGCCACCACCTACAACCTCCCCGTTGCCATCACTCGCTGTGGCAACTTCTACGGTGGCGGCGACCTCAACTGGAACCGCATCGTTCCTGGCACCATCCGCTCCATCCTCCGAGGAAAGCCACCCATCATCCGCTCCGACGGACAATACATCCGCGACTACTTCTATGTGGAAGACGGGGCCGCCGCCTACATTCTTCTCGCTGAACAGCTCGCCGCCAAACCGGACCTGCGCGGTCATGCCTTCAACTTTGCCAACGAAACCCCCCTCAGTGTCCTAGAATTAGTCGATCGCATCTTAAACCTCATGGGTTCACACCTAGAACCAGAAATCCTTTCCCAAGCCAGCAACGAAATCCGCCATCAATCCCTCAGCGCCGCCAAAGCCAGAAAAATGCTGGACTGGCAGCCGCTATTCTCCCTAGATGAAGGCTTGTCTAGCACGATCGACTGGTACAAAGACTTTTTCAGCACCGCCGGAGCTTCCCGATAA
- the nrtS gene encoding nitrate/nitrite transporter NrtS, with translation MKKIIKKFCGILFNPRLAPTALKVALFVGTVLFLINHGTALVKGQMNKERWMAAALSYCVPYLVNLHGQLVSQSGKN, from the coding sequence ATGAAAAAAATTATCAAAAAATTTTGCGGCATCTTATTCAATCCCCGTTTGGCTCCAACTGCTTTGAAAGTTGCCTTGTTTGTCGGCACAGTTTTGTTTTTGATTAATCATGGAACGGCTTTGGTAAAGGGACAAATGAATAAAGAACGCTGGATGGCTGCGGCTTTATCCTACTGTGTCCCTTACCTGGTAAATCTTCACGGTCAATTGGTGAGTCAATCGGGGAAAAACTAA
- a CDS encoding thioredoxin family protein, translating into MKVQYFSVPALALLLSFGAISSCANPRTAKPPTADTQVQETNPCAAKANPCAAKANPCAAKANPCAAKANPCAAKAKSIGAPLAQELQGKPVLVDIFASWCPACKNIAPTLSQLEKDYAGKVNFVVLDVSDKSTTAAAEEKAQQLGLSEFLAANKSQTGMLAIIDPATGNILAQYRNNANITDYTTVIDAALTQ; encoded by the coding sequence ATGAAAGTTCAATATTTTTCTGTCCCGGCATTAGCTTTACTGCTGAGTTTCGGTGCGATATCCAGTTGTGCCAATCCTCGTACCGCCAAGCCTCCCACCGCCGATACTCAAGTTCAAGAAACCAATCCTTGTGCTGCTAAAGCCAATCCTTGTGCTGCTAAAGCCAATCCTTGTGCTGCTAAAGCCAATCCTTGTGCTGCTAAAGCCAATCCTTGTGCTGCTAAAGCCAAATCTATTGGCGCTCCTTTGGCGCAAGAATTACAGGGCAAACCCGTTTTAGTAGATATTTTTGCTAGTTGGTGTCCAGCTTGTAAAAACATCGCCCCCACATTATCGCAACTGGAAAAAGATTACGCTGGAAAAGTTAATTTTGTTGTCCTAGATGTGAGCGATAAATCTACTACTGCCGCAGCCGAAGAGAAAGCACAACAGCTAGGACTCAGCGAATTTTTAGCCGCGAATAAGTCTCAAACAGGAATGCTCGCCATCATCGATCCGGCAACCGGCAATATTCTGGCACAGTACCGGAATAATGCCAATATCACAGATTACACGACTGTTATTGATGCCGCGTTAACTCAATAA